gaccgttttgggggttttcgatttagcggaaatcgtcgctgggggttctaaaaataaacaaatagatgGGTTTTGTGTAAAACTTTTCGCTAAGTCGATTGCTAAAAACCGCAATCGCCTAGCTtttgtagtttgggagatatttaaaaaaaactgagagggggtagccgaaatttggactttttttcgttttttgtgcagcagttttctcgtcaactgctgcacctaaaaataatccaattggtttaaaatgatgggatagcccgtctcttcaaaccattttaatgtttttcaaatattatgattgaaattttgaaaaaaatttcaaaaaatttcttcgtttttcggCCATGCCGGGCTTCATCCtataagccacctagcgctcgcgaaagcaaaatttccccctctttgcATTTCGGGTCTGTTGGGGTGACCACCCCCTCTCGATAGGTGTAGGCTGACGTTATAAGGGAGAccaccccaacagaccctaaagACAAATAgggggaaatgttgttttaaagaatgaaaaaaaagaggggaccagactttccttttctcccttttcttccctcgggcacgatttacCCGAAAAGCCTATGCGCAAACCACATGGGGCGAGCGCGagccaaaataaaatctcctgttcacggcaccccttcacactgcaacgcgccgctaaggggtcggcttgacccatattTTTGGATCTTTATAAGGTCTATACCCATGGATATAGTAGATGGGGTCGCTTAATTCTCCCTCCACTAGATGTCATCATAGTTTTTttggaaaactaaaaaatagcGCTGGAAAACAACAAGGTGCTGGGTTGAGGTTGAGATTGAGGGTTGAGCTGCTGGGTTCAGGTGCTACTTATGGCACTAAAAATGTGCCATACTTTTCAGCTACAACTAAATAATCTCGAAGGCTGACTGTCCCAACGCCAAGTAGCGTTTTACCAAAGACGCGATCTTATTGTCGCAACATTCGACTTTTTCTTGTCATAGAAAAAACGGACGATTCGTGAATCATTGTTGACCAATATTTCTGAGTAAGCCTTAAAAAATCCAAGTTTTTTAGATATGTTTTTATTGTAacgtgacgaaaaataatttttattacatacataaatcaaattaaactttATCAAATCATTAATAGAATTGCAAAACGAATGGCCAGCGTTTAAAACAAATCGCACCATTTTTagatttagattttcaagatgaCATTCGCTCGCTCTTGATTAATTTCTTcccagaaattaaaatttatttcctgaTGTAAAACAATAACAATTAAAATCAACATTATATCGCATTATACGTACATCTACGTACATTTTGTTTCAATCAGAACATATACatgtttgaatttcatttatcTAAACATCTTTTATGGGTTTAGGCCAGACGAACTTCCTATTCTGGCTTGCGCTCGGAAGAAGATAGGTTTAATGTTTTCTTTGCTCTGTCCAACCTCATGGGCGTATAGTGTTTTCAACTGAGTAACAAGCGAAAGGATTTTTTCAACCTCAGCAATGTCCAGTGGTTCTCTCGGAAGCTCCCGTCCTGATTTTAACTTTTCTCGGTTGATGGAATTTTTCACATCCCCAATCATAATTTGTTCAACACAATTATTTCTTTCGTCTGTTTTTGCAAGAAGAGATTGGCTGGTTAAACAATCAGCATCAGGTTTTCTGCTATTAACAACCTGCCCCaaagttttttcaattttcttttccatttccagAAATTCTTCTTTACTGACAACGCCGAGTATTTCTGTCATTTGTTTTGCAGTCAAATtaattccttcttcttctaaaagTTCGATTACCTATTAAATAATACCCTTACAATCAGTAAAATCTTTGATGGAAAAAGAGTTGATTTTAGATAGTGGCTTTTTACCTTCATAACTTCTTCTACTGTAATTACTCCATCTCGGTCCACGTCAATGTGATCTAGGATGTGCACAATTTTGTGTAGATTGGCCGAGTCTTCGATGGCATTGATCCGACGAATGGATGCGATTAGCTCTTCTATAGACACGATTTCTTCCTTATCTTTTGTATTTAATTGCCCCTCACTTAAAGCGGGTCCTTCAATGTGGTTTTCAAGTTTCTGAATCATTCGATTTACGGTTTGGAAAAGACGGCGAGCAGCTTTAGACTCGCGTAATACGAGACGCTTTCTTTCGGGGGATTGTAAGAGGTCCTCCAGTTCTTTTATGTCTTCCCGGTAGTCAgccatttcttctttaagATCTGTGAGGTCTCCTTTAGCGACGAGAAGTTGTTTATTCCGCTGTACGCCAACACTCTCCAGAGCGTTTTCTAAGAGAGCAGCGTCGGCCAGAGTTAGTGTGAGCTTTTTGGTGTCAAAAGCAACCTGACCGACGTGTGTTTCCTTCCGTTCTTCATGAATTTTGGCTTGTTCTACTCGAAGTGCCTCAATGCGAGCTTGATTGTTGATTTTCCCTCGTCGGTGGTTAATGGCATCGCTAGTTTGTGCAGCTACTGATTCTGGCAGAGAAGCTATGGTTGCTTTGAGTTGTTCGGTAGCAGAAACATTTTCAGGTAAGTACAATGCCCGGGAAAGAAGCAAAAGCGATGGTGGAACTTTCCCGCCCATACTCAAATCGAGCCACTGGAACAACTGTGATTTGAGGCGAATCTCGCTTACTGTATATTAcgttgagaaaaaataaaaatttaatatagcgaagaaattttcatttttgtttgaactGTAATATTACCTCCAAGAGATCTCATGCCTCGTTCACGGCAAGCAGCCTGCAATTCTGAGATGGAGAGGGAACCAATACCTTCTTTAAGAATCAACTTATCGTCAGCGGCTAGATGTCGCAACTTCATCCGTAATTGAAAGCGTAGTAGATTGTTGGTGCCAATTGGTGCAATTTCTAGCACGCGACAGAGAGCTGTCAGCTGTGGACGGCTAAGCGAGTCCAATGTGATTTCATCTTCGAAAAGCTTGGAAAAGCGCAAAATTTCTTCGTTGGAGGCTTGTTGACCCGAGCTTCtaattttctggaaaaattTAGCAAAATCTTGTGCTGTCTGGCTTTGGTGACCACTACCAGTGAGTGCCATTTCGTCCAATGTTTGTTGTAAGAACTTTGCCGTTTCTAGCTTGACTTTGAGCGTTGCTTTGAATTTAGTCTCTCGATCGTCAGCTGTTTGAAAGGTAGAAGGCAGCATGTTGGGAAATAGCTTTAGAAAAATCGGCAAGGTGAGTTCCATGAAGGGAACGATAATGAAAACTGAAAAGGGTACAAGACGGAATACGTCTGAAGTTGTTGTGACTAGCTGCTTCTTTTCTCGTCGTGATAGAGTTTCTCCCTGAAGAACGCGCATGAGCAAATTCCCCGAAATACCGACGTGGATAAACAACAATCGAAACCCATGATAGTAATGCACTAACTCGTCTAAAATTCTTTTGGCTAATGAAGGTTTTTTAACGGAAATAGAGGACACGTTTGGCTCAGAAATTTTGTGATCGAGCTTGTACGAAAGGATTGAAGCTTCTACTGCAGACGATGGGCGGTTTGGCGTAATGTCAGCCCAACGAGTAACCGTTGTCTGGAAATATCGATTAGGTGTTTTTCTACATCTCGGTACCAGTATCGCTCGATTTGTGTGTCGTAAGCTCTTCAAGACCTGGGGATGTCTGAGACACGAAGCAGATCGCAACATTTTTTAGAACACTGAATTATAAAAGACCACTAAATTcacttataaaaaaattgtacgaattgtttttcacttaaCTGGCAACTGGGATTGAAGTCGTGTGCTCGAGCCGGTTGCCAGCTTTCAAATGAGCTAAAACGCGGGTAGCAAAGTGAACCAAACTCGCTGAATCACGTTTACGCCTGGATTTTTTGCACGTgtactttccttttttatttcctgtggcctttttttcccttgtgtCTGCCAAACCCCACGCGATTGGCTAGCATATTCCAAAATGACGTCAACTGAGGTGAACGAGTCTATCGCATGATGTTTGGGGAGGGGCcttgttgccatttgggtCAGCTCGTCTGTACACATCCGAACTGCATCAGTAGCGTGACTGGTCATGACTTATATTGCATTTTAAGTGACTTGGTTTTCTCCGGCAACAACAAATGCAAGTTCTGGAAAGTCATGTGCAAACCGATTTGCAAGGTGACGCCATTCGAGGTTACAAAAgatgaggggaaaaaaatgtgattaaTCAAAGGACAAAATTAACCTCAAGGTATGACCTACATGTGTCGGCGGAGGGCCCTTTgaaatttcaagtaaaaatattatttctagGCTGTATAACTGTGCTCCGATTTCGCTAATTATTTGGCAACTCCGTTCCCTGGCAACCCCTTCCCAAGAACTACCAGACAAAGCGGAGCCGACAAGAAATCTTTGGACCGATGCCAATGCAACAAGGAGAAATGACGTAGGCTGGCTAGTTCAATGTCCCTATTCTTGGTTGAGCTAAcggtaaaaaatttgtttcagcGTCCCAGTTTCACAATCATTCTCCATAGAAAAATGTTGTAATCTAAGAATAATTATGAGCCCCTCAGGGAAAATTCCCGTATTCAAAATTGTTAGCTACAAATCAATCcactgaaagaaaataaatcctAAACTTAATTTCTCCTGTCATATAATGTAATCTATTAAGTTCGTTTTCATTCATTGGATTACACAcagacaagaaagaaagtcCAGAAATCAGGAAATCGGTGACTCAGGCTGAAAGAGAACGGCGAATAGAAAATGACGTTCAAAGAGGTAAAGTAAAGATTAATCTAGCACGATTGGCCCAACGGGCATTCTTCCATCGTGGTGAAGCCCTGAACTGGCTGCCCCAATGCGCTGATACCTGCAACTAATTCGTCCAGCTTCGAGGGATGACAAATAATAGAGCAGCGACAGTGATCGGTATCTAGCAGAGCCGTTAGGTGTAGGCGGAAAGCCCGTCGCATTTGTTCCATGGTAACGGCAGCTACGCGATGAATCAGTTGCCGATTGTAGTCGGCCGGGGCTCCTGAGAGGTAAGAGCGAACAGACTGGTGCACTGCGTCTCCCACAGTTTTTTCACGCTCCACCAACTCAAAAATCAGTGAGCTCCTGGCTGATTCGAGCAGGCTTAATTCCCAGACATCGTCTGTGTCACTCCTAGCATGATTTTCAAgtatgctttaaaaaaaaaagaaatgaaaggcaATTAGTTTAAAATTACAATTCACATTTCTGATCAAATAAATTACCTGCGGGCCTCTTTGAATGCCACCACTGGATGGGAAGCTCGATACAGCGATAAGTAGAGCAGTCCTTCGCTgacttttaaattcaaattatagCCGTAGACTAGACCTTGCGCACGAAGATTGCGCCAAAAAGGTCCTTCTAGTTGGCCGAGGTATTGCAAGGCGACCAATACGGCCGCCAAATCTGGATGCTGGATATCATCAATGCTGCGGACAGCCTGAATAAGGAAGCACGATTCGACCGCTCCTAGGCCCACCGCAGCACCCATTGAGCTGGCTGATGACACCTCCTTCAATAGCTGGTAATCAGCTACTAGATTCATCAGTCCATCGTTATCCTTGTCGGCAGTTTGGGTGGCCTCCCAATCTGCGAACATATGAGTATTCCACAACGACATAGCATCATCAGGAAGACTCCCAATATCGGCCGCCATATGGATAGTGAGGCAATTGGGGCTTGTGATGGCATCTCGCAAGTCCGTCAACAGACGTACAATTCGATCGGGTGTTTGGCCAAGCTCTTCAATTAATTTCTGGAGGAAATGCTGCTGCCGTATCAAAGAACAGTTAGCGTGATTGCTCTTTGCATCAAAGACTAAATTGCGAATGAGTGCCAACGCCATTTTGTTTCCCTTGCGCTTGATGCGAGCCACGTCATTAGCCATTTTCGAGGCAATAACTCGTACCCGCTCTGCTGTGAAGACGGTACGGCGCAGTAAGTCGCTCAACCAGGAAATACCTTCGCTGTACTTGTCTCGTTCCAACTGAAGCATCAAAACGGCCATATTGCAGTAACTGCCACAAAAGAAGTGGTCAGCGTCAGTGGCGTCCACACCCAAGGCGGAGTGAGTTTTCACCGTGTCACCACTCAGCTGAGCAACAACAGACCTGCATGACACACGGACGTTATAATCATGAAATATCAGTCAAAACTTTAGCTAGTCGAATCTTACTCATAGGGGATTAGCTGTCCGTTGCGCATTACTGCAGACTCGGGAAGGCAGCTCATCAGAAGTGGCAAGAAAAGGCGCTGATCATTTGGAACTAACGAGGTATCCATCAGGGCGTACAGGTAAACGAATTGAGTTTTAACATCGTCCAGCTGGAATCGGACAGGAATTCGCTCAAGATCTCCAGGGAAGCTGCTACATCCCAACGATTCTCCGCGATTACAATATCGTTGAATTGAATGATAACTGATAGAATTAATGTCCGGAATAGGGACAGACATGATGAGATCCACAGGAGCTTGGCGATCATTGTGCTCCAGAGCGGCAGAGAGTTCTTCTGCCTTAACGGTTAATCCCTGAGTCCCAAGACTACTTCTTTGTCCTTCTAGACGTTCTAATTCCTGAGTAGTATAAgcttccatttctttcttggAAGGCATGCCtgtaaagagaataaaggttaagtatttttgtttaaaacaaatttttttgtggaGTTTTATGACTTACCCTGAGTCAAAACACACGGCCGACCGAGCATGTATCGCAGGATCAAGTCGTTCCAAAAGCAAGGACTCTCTTTTGTCAAAGCTCTCAGATCTTCCATCGGATTTACTCGACGTCTGAAATCTTCATGGCTGAAAAGGATGAAAAATCACCTTTAGGAAAAAATACAcagcattaatttttttgaaattacctCCGACCATAGAGAATGTCACCAACGGCCATAAAAGCTACAGTGTCATGAGGGTTGTTCTCCAGGTGACTCAGTTGCTCTAACATCCTTCTTCGAATCACCAGTTGCATCCGGTCCATGTCTAAAGACTTACCGCCGTTCCCGTACGGTTCCATAACGCTAAAAAACTTGGGCTGAATTTCGCCCAACTTATTGACAGGCACGTTCTCGAATGCTAAGTAGACAACTGATTCTGAGTTCTCGATGAAAGAATAGCCCACTTTGCTTGCCAACGGGTCGGTTGTTTCCACATAAGTCTTTTGCAATAGACTGACGGCTGTGTCAGTTAGATATTCCATAAGCATCATCAGCGCGCACGTCTCGTAAAGCTGGTATACACAGGACGGACCTCTCCATGCTAGCCATACCATGcccttttcttcctcctcACAAGGGTAAGCAATTAGTTGGTCGATAGATTCCATGAGTGGTGGAACTGGGTTTTGCCACGGGCGACTGAATGGAATCTGGGTCTTCTTGCTTTTTGCGACTATAGTATCTTCAACAGGCTTTAAAGCCTGAAATACTTGGGATGCTTCCACGCGTCCAGTGATGATGAGTACCAAGTTTTCTGTTCTGTAATAAGATTTGTGGTAATTGCGAACCTTTTCATTGGTTGTACTTTCCCTGAGATTTTTCAGAAGACCACCAGTGACTGATTTGTACCCACAATGGCCAGGGTACATGGCCTTCAGCATAGCATTATGAATTAGGGTTTCACCAGTGTTTTCACAGCCTTGCATTTCACAGTATACCACACCTGAATCTTCAGCTTCACCATTTACATGGTGTACTTCAGTAATGAACCCAGCATCAGTAAGTAATGGATTAAGGATGTGATCAACATAAATAGGTAAGAGGGCCAAAAATCCTTCACTACCAGCTGTTGTCATAGTATAACAGGTATGATCAACATCGGTCCAAGCtgcaagaaaaatatattttaaattctgaaaaaaaatattaacatttGAACGTTAAATATGTACCATTTGTTCCAGAAGCCAAGCAGCGGTTAGCAAGAATATCCAGCATACCCTTGTAGGGATACGATTCTGATCCAAGAAAAATGAGGTGTTCCAATGTATGAGGAAGACCATCATCGTCATGAGCCTCTGTGGCTAAAACAAAGTATCCATTCACTACTGGGCCATCAACCTCTGCAATGATTACTTTGAGTGCAGATTTCTTCGACTTGTATTTGTGGACAGGTATTACGCCGTTAACTTTTGTGGTAAAAAGTAACTCGTAATCTGCTTCGCTTTTGTTCATGGTCAAGTCTGTTGAAGAAGTCATCTTTGGTGTATCTTGAAATTCAGAGAAAAAACGTGACATGCATGCAATTTAGTAACAATCGTTAATCGTGGATAGAGGTAGCTTCTTCTaatcaatttaattattcaaactgAACACTTACCCTCATGTGATGGGAGTTTGAAGTAACGGCAAGTAATCACTGTCAAATGTAGATATTATTGCAGTATTTGCAGACGACACAACTTGTAAAGAATAACTTGGTTTCTCAAAAGAGGGCACTCGCCGCACTCCTGCTCAAAGAGGAGCGAACTTTCTTTTGtagcgcaaaaaaaaattattattttcaatatgcaagaaaagaaaaaaaagagaaaaaaattatctatCAGTTGAAATGAACATGAATTTATTTTGCGATCAGCAAAAAGGTAACAGTTTTTAAAAACGTAAACGCTTTGAAAATGCTTTATAAAAAGCCAAACAAAATGATTCTCACTTTGTGACGTCCGCAGAAGCGATACAAGGTTATCAAAAACAATACTATCATAATAACAATATAAACTTGGGTGTTTTAAGtttttgttaaataaaaacaaacgtgATTTCCCATAGCTGCGCCACCAGCAGCGGGCAACGCAGGGTCGCTAGAGTTGCTAGTTATTACAGAAAAAGATAcgcatacattttttttttctttggacggaatttccgaattttttgaatgaataaacatCGAGACTTTTCGGAGAATTAATGATTCGGTACCGAAAAATTGCTAATTCTGTTGTGAAACTTGAAATTCGTGAATCGACTACATAAACCGTTTCACCATATTTATGACTAATGAAACCATAGAAACAAGGTTTCAATCGAATTATAATTGATAATTGCGTGATGAAATCTCTGAGAAATGTGGTTGACAATCTCCTTCGTTGCAGCGATGTGCAAAATTTGacgtaaacaataaaaatcctcTTCAATCAGCTTAAAGGTCTTAAAAAAGTTCAAACAAAGTACCaatagttttaatttaatttaaaaaaataaaacatgattTTCGTTGGTGGAGGAACCGAAGGCGGGACCCGACGGTATGGGTTGCGTTAGCTAGTAAAAGTAATTATTCCTTCCATGAACAACTGGCGATAGATCATTTAAGAAACTGTGTGCCCTACTTCCATTCAAACCTTAGATTAGGCTAAACAGAAAAACCTGGAGGAAACGTAAAACTGGAAGTTAGCTACCTAAGTGCTgctataaatttattatatGTTCCTGGTGATTGCATTCTGTTTTTAAATGATCTTTTTCTTGACGCAGCCAAGAAAATATAGATTtcgtttgaaattcaaaactgCGATTTATGCTGACTACATGATGACCGAATTTAATAAGCCATAAAGCTAAATCCTGGGAATTATTTACTGTTCTGTGAAGTTAAactcggatattttgaattaagAGAAAGGATTTCTGTCAATTTCTAACCACGAGAGCAGCAGTGAGTatgtaatttcattttatatttgatcCAAACGAAAAACGACTGTAACTCCACTTGTATTTTTCATTAACTATCAACAAGAAATATTGTGATCGGTAAACATTACAATAATGTAATAACGTATTTACACTATGCATGCTTTTACTTCAATAGCAACTGTAATTTTAGAATGATTAAATACCTAATAATGATAGGTAGAGATCTTAATATATCCTGGAATGTTGCAATAAATAGGATTTGTATTTTAGTTCGGAAATTTAGTTCCACTTTTATGTTGTGTAACATTTGtacaaaattttaatcaatataaatataataccGGTATATGgtaaattcttaaaaatatcCGTCGCTGTGATCCATCTTCTGTCTATCGGATATTTCTCCCTTTGTGGAACACACTGTATAGCCCTACCTAAAATTGCATATCGATCGTCTTTAAGCTGAGTGGGTTTGCAACTTTGCATGTATGGCTCGTTATAATCGCCCGCGTTTCGTCGGGCAAATTTTGAAAGGAAAAGGTCGCGGGGTACAACCGACGATAAAGAAACTGGCGCTAGTAGTCGTGACGATCGTTTTGGtttctgattttgtttttaaccagttaatcttttttgtgtttctagCGTAATTTCCTGAATAAATTTACCAGTTGAAAACGTTGTGTATGTTGAGGTAGGCCTTCGTAAAAGCGGGCCGAAGAACGAGAAgagaaaacgatttttttgaGACTCATCTTGGTATGCGCCTTTTCTGCGGCTAAACAGAAACATCGGCAATGATGGCTGGACGGCCTGTCTCGTAGGCGCGAATCCATTCGACTTCATCGGCAGCACAACTAGTGGTGTCATCTCCATGCTGAAGAGACCAGCAAAAATAAAGTTATGTGAATTACTATTTACCGCGATCAGGTTATGGCTGATCCTAATAAATcgacaagaaaatttttttgtttctgcaaaattaaaataagattttagacccagattttaaaaaagtttttagtCAAACATTAGGTAGGCTAAAATCATTAAAGATTAGTTTTGCCTTATCCAAATGCGTTACTTTCATGGGGTCTAGAATAGGTTACAGTTACAtgcattgaattaaaaattgaaatcaaatgttCATATTTACCCGAGCCTTTTGGTTGGTAGAAACTGATTGGaactgtggaacacattttTTAGGGCAACGTCGACATCGTCTTCAATATCTTCGTCAAATGTCAAGATCTCTGGCTTGTCGATAAATTCAAAGTTGCGCCGGCGACGACAGGCGCCAGTAACGTTCACCAACTGGCAACAAACTTGCTATCTCGACCAATTAATGAATTTATAGTTACAATTAAAAGTAAACACGTGAATAATTTTGTTGGATCGAATAAACACCGAAACTCGGCATTGaccttaattttattatgtgtGAATTTCTTGTTATACTATAAATCTTACTTTGTTCGTAGATGTGACGGTCGTTGTGACGGTGCTCGTCACGACGGACGTGACTGCGACGGCCTTAACTACCGGAGAGAACAGGATTGATAGAATCACGAATGCAACAGCAGTAGATAACGTCATCCAGATTTTCATGGTGAGCGATCAAATAGTTACTGGGCGGACTGGGACTAAATAATCTGAATCATTTTACAAACAGCACACACATCCACTCAGTTAGTAATAATactttttcaataataaatgtcCTTCGCTAGTAATCTGGGATAGCAATCGGTTGAATCAGTTTACAATAGCAACCGAAATCGTACCGTGTTTATCCGATTCGTTGGGTTCCGTCCAGTCCAACGTATTCACTTCTTTTGTACTCTACGTCGTCTTCCAACTCCTTTATATGTACCTACCTTTCACGTAGGCTG
This sequence is a window from Daphnia pulicaria isolate SC F1-1A chromosome 7, SC_F0-13Bv2, whole genome shotgun sequence. Protein-coding genes within it:
- the LOC124350983 gene encoding mitochondrial proton/calcium exchanger protein-like isoform X1 translates to MLRSASCLRHPQVLKSLRHTNRAILVPRCRKTPNRYFQTTVTRWADITPNRPSSAVEASILSYKLDHKISEPNVSSISVKKPSLAKRILDELVHYYHGFRLLFIHVGISGNLLMRVLQGETLSRREKKQLVTTTSDVFRLVPFSVFIIVPFMELTLPIFLKLFPNMLPSTFQTADDRETKFKATLKVKLETAKFLQQTLDEMALTGSGHQSQTAQDFAKFFQKIRSSGQQASNEEILRFSKLFEDEITLDSLSRPQLTALCRVLEIAPIGTNNLLRFQLRMKLRHLAADDKLILKEGIGSLSISELQAACRERGMRSLGVSEIRLKSQLFQWLDLSMGGKVPPSLLLLSRALYLPENVSATEQLKATIASLPESVAAQTSDAINHRRGKINNQARIEALRVEQAKIHEERKETHVGQVAFDTKKLTLTLADAALLENALESVGVQRNKQLLVAKGDLTDLKEEMADYREDIKELEDLLQSPERKRLVLRESKAARRLFQTVNRMIQKLENHIEGPALSEGQLNTKDKEEIVSIEELIASIRRINAIEDSANLHKIVHILDHIDVDRDGVITVEEVMKVIELLEEEGINLTAKQMTEILGVVSKEEFLEMEKKIEKTLGQVVNSRKPDADCLTSQSLLAKTDERNNCVEQIMIGDVKNSINREKLKSGRELPREPLDIAEVEKILSLVTQLKTLYAHEVGQSKENIKPIFFRAQARIGSSSGLNP
- the LOC124350983 gene encoding mitochondrial proton/calcium exchanger protein-like isoform X2 — encoded protein: MLRSASCLRHPQVLKSLRHTNRAILVPRCRKTPNRYFQTTVTRWADITPNRPSSAVEASILSYKLDHKISEPNVSSISVKKPSLAKRILDELVHYYHGFRLLFIHVGISGNLLMRVLQGETLSRREKKQLVTTTSDVFRLVPFSVFIIVPFMELTLPIFLKLFPNMLPSTFQTADDRETKFKATLKVKLETAKFLQQTLDEMALTGSGHQSQTAQDFAKFFQKIRSSGQQASNEEILRFSKLFEDEITLDSLSRPQLTALCRVLEIAPIGTNNLLRFQLRMKLRHLAADDKLILKEGIGSLSISELQAACRERGMRSLGVSEIRLKSQLFQWLDLSMGGKVPPSLLLLSRALYLPENVSATEQLKATIASLPESVAAQTSDAINHRRGKINNQARIEALRVEQAKIHEERKETHVGQVAFDTKKLTLTLADAALLENALESVGVQRNKQLLVAKGDLTDLKEEMADYREDIKELEDLLQSPERKRLVLRESKAARRLFQTVNRMIQKLENHIEGPALSEGQLNTKDKEEIVSIEELIASIRRINAIEDSANLHKIVHILDHIDVDRDGVITVEEVMKVIELLEEEGINLTAKQMTEILGVVSKEEFLEMEKKIEKTLGQTKEIIVLNKL
- the LOC124350982 gene encoding uncharacterized protein C05D11.1-like, giving the protein MTSSTDLTMNKSEADYELLFTTKVNGVIPVHKYKSKKSALKVIIAEVDGPVVNGYFVLATEAHDDDGLPHTLEHLIFLGSESYPYKGMLDILANRCLASGTNAWTDVDHTCYTMTTAGSEGFLALLPIYVDHILNPLLTDAGFITEVHHVNGEAEDSGVVYCEMQGCENTGETLIHNAMLKAMYPGHCGYKSVTGGLLKNLRESTTNEKVRNYHKSYYRTENLVLIITGRVEASQVFQALKPVEDTIVAKSKKTQIPFSRPWQNPVPPLMESIDQLIAYPCEEEEKGMVWLAWRGPSCVYQLYETCALMMLMEYLTDTAVSLLQKTYVETTDPLASKVGYSFIENSESVVYLAFENVPVNKLGEIQPKFFSVMEPYGNGGKSLDMDRMQLVIRRRMLEQLSHLENNPHDTVAFMAVGDILYGRSHEDFRRRVNPMEDLRALTKESPCFWNDLILRYMLGRPCVLTQGMPSKKEMEAYTTQELERLEGQRSSLGTQGLTVKAEELSAALEHNDRQAPVDLIMSVPIPDINSISYHSIQRYCNRGESLGCSSFPGDLERIPVRFQLDDVKTQFVYLYALMDTSLVPNDQRLFLPLLMSCLPESAVMRNGQLIPYESVVAQLSGDTVKTHSALGVDATDADHFFCGSYCNMAVLMLQLERDKYSEGISWLSDLLRRTVFTAERVRVIASKMANDVARIKRKGNKMALALIRNLVFDAKSNHANCSLIRQQHFLQKLIEELGQTPDRIVRLLTDLRDAITSPNCLTIHMAADIGSLPDDAMSLWNTHMFADWEATQTADKDNDGLMNLVADYQLLKEVSSASSMGAAVGLGAVESCFLIQAVRSIDDIQHPDLAAVLVALQYLGQLEGPFWRNLRAQGLVYGYNLNLKVSEGLLYLSLYRASHPVVAFKEARSILENHARSDTDDVWELSLLESARSSLIFELVEREKTVGDAVHQSVRSYLSGAPADYNRQLIHRVAAVTMEQMRRAFRLHLTALLDTDHCRCSIICHPSKLDELVAGISALGQPVQGFTTMEECPLGQSC
- the LOC124348492 gene encoding uncharacterized protein LOC124348492, with the protein product MKIWMTLSTAVAFVILSILFSPVVKAVAVTSVVTSTVTTTVTSTNKQVCCQLVNVTGACRRRRNFEFIDKPEILTFDEDIEDDVDVALKNVFHSSNQFLPTKRLGMEMTPLVVLPMKSNGFAPTRQAVQPSLPMFLFSRRKGAYQDESQKNRFLFSFFGPLLRRPTSTYTTFSTETKTIVTTTSASFFIVGCTPRPFPFKICPTKRGRL